GAGATCGCTGCAATCCTTGGGAAAGAGGAGTGTGAACGCCGAGTCCGACTTGCACTGGAGAGCATTGGATGAGAGTGGCGGTGTTGATGGGAGGATATTCGCCGGAGCGGGAAGTCTCGCTGGCCTCGGGCCGCGCGGTAGCCAAGGCCCTTGAGCAAAAAGGACACAAAGTTCTTCGCATCGATCCTGCCCTGGGCCCCGAGGCCGAGGCCCAGCAGGTGCTCTCACCTGTGGCCATTGGCCAGGAACCGCCGTCGCTCGAGGAACTGGGACCGGATGCCGAACGCCAGATCGTGAGGACGCTGGAAAGGCTCCCGGAGCTTGGGGTGGAGGTGGTCTTTGTCGCCTTACACGGAGGAGCCGGCGAGGACGGGAGGGTTCAGGCCGTGCTGGAGATGATCGGACTTCCGTATACGGGGTCCGGTCCTCTGGCCTCGGCACTGGCCAT
Above is a window of candidate division KSB1 bacterium DNA encoding:
- a CDS encoding D-alanine--D-alanine ligase; its protein translation is MRVAVLMGGYSPEREVSLASGRAVAKALEQKGHKVLRIDPALGPEAEAQQVLSPVAIGQEPPSLEELGPDAERQIVRTLERLPELGVEVVFVALHGGAGEDGRVQAVLEMIGLPYTGSGPLASALAMRKSFAKALFRQQGVVTPDWLVLPRAAGVEAERAVQQALGAFALPFVVKPDNQGSTVGFSLVEHAD